TTGCCCAAATTAATCCCTTTGTCCCAAGAACCCATGGGGACGGTATTATCCATATCAAGGATATCGACTGTGCCATTGAAGTGGAAAGCCCCATTCACCTACATGGCAAAATAGAAGTATCGCCCGTGGAAGCGGAAATAGGTAAACATGTGGCGGAACTCATCGAGGATGGCGCTACCCTTCAAATGGGTATCGGTAGTATTCCCAATGCTGTCTTGGACAATTTGGGCAATCATAAACAATTGGGTATCCATACTGAAATGTTTACGGACGGTATTCTTCCCTTGATCGAAAAAGGTGTGGTGACCGGAGAAATGAAAAAGGTGAAAACAGGAAAGATTGTGACCTGTTTTGCAGTAGGTTCCCAAAAACTGTACGATTTTGTGGATGACAATCCCTTGGTTCACTTCAAGGAGGCCGCCTATACGAACGATACCGCAATTATTCGAAAAAACCCAAAGGTAACGGCGATTAACAGTGCTATTGAAATCGACCTTACCGGACAGGTTTGCGCAGATACCATTGGGAATAGGCAGTTTTCCGGGGTAGGAGGTCAGATGGATTTTATCCGTGGAGCCGCCTTGTCGAAAGGTGGTAAACCTATTTTTGCTATGCCATCCGTCACCGCGAAGGGAATCTCCAAGATAACACCGTATCTAAAACATGGAGCAGGGGTAACGACTACTCGCGCACATGTACATTACATTGTTACGGAATATGGCGTAGTGGATTTGTTCGGGAAAAATTTAAAGGAACGCGCAAAGGCACTTATCAATATTGCCCACCCGGATCACAGACAAGATTTGGAAAAGGCTACCTTTGAGCGTTTTAGTAGTTAAAATCGATGAAAATAGGTGAAACCAATAGACTTGTTATCTCAGAGGCTAAAAATTCTGATGCCGATTTCTTTTACGCCCTTTTAAACAGTTCATCTTGGTTAAAACATATTGGGGACCGAGGGATAAAAAATAAGGAAGATGCTGTTGGATATATTGAAGGAAGTTTAATGAAATCCTACCATGAAAATGGATTCGGACTATATAAAGTGTCCTTAAAGGAAACTAATACGCCCATAGGTGTTTGTGGATTTCTGAAACGGAATTACTTGGATGCCCCCGATATCGGGTTTGCCATGTTACCCGAATTTGAAGGGTTCGGTTATATGTTGGAAGCGGCTTCGGTAGTAATGGAGTATGGAAAGAATAGCCTGGGCTTTACCAAAATCCTTGCGGTCACAACGGAAGATAACGAGCGCTCCAAAAAACTATTAACCAAATTGAACTTAGAGGAAATTGGGACCGTAAAGGCCCATGATAAGGGTGTTCCGTTTCTACTCTTTCGGAATCAAGTTCAATAAAGGAAACAA
This window of the Maribacter cobaltidurans genome carries:
- a CDS encoding acetyl-CoA hydrolase/transferase family protein yields the protein MKIVSKEEAVALVKSGDRVFLQGAAMTPNTLVDALCDRYQELKDVEIISIHTEGDAKYTREPYNQSFKMNSCFVGRNVRNAVNSTLGDYIPIFLSEIHLLFRQEILPLDVAIVQVSPPDVHGYCSLGVSVDVALPAIETAKKVIAQINPFVPRTHGDGIIHIKDIDCAIEVESPIHLHGKIEVSPVEAEIGKHVAELIEDGATLQMGIGSIPNAVLDNLGNHKQLGIHTEMFTDGILPLIEKGVVTGEMKKVKTGKIVTCFAVGSQKLYDFVDDNPLVHFKEAAYTNDTAIIRKNPKVTAINSAIEIDLTGQVCADTIGNRQFSGVGGQMDFIRGAALSKGGKPIFAMPSVTAKGISKITPYLKHGAGVTTTRAHVHYIVTEYGVVDLFGKNLKERAKALINIAHPDHRQDLEKATFERFSS
- a CDS encoding GNAT family N-acetyltransferase, which encodes MKIGETNRLVISEAKNSDADFFYALLNSSSWLKHIGDRGIKNKEDAVGYIEGSLMKSYHENGFGLYKVSLKETNTPIGVCGFLKRNYLDAPDIGFAMLPEFEGFGYMLEAASVVMEYGKNSLGFTKILAVTTEDNERSKKLLTKLNLEEIGTVKAHDKGVPFLLFRNQVQ